From the genome of Candidatus Neomarinimicrobiota bacterium, one region includes:
- a CDS encoding DUF1844 domain-containing protein: MAEEQLKKEDQLFIHLVNTFVQSAWISLGKVKNPVTDTLDRNLEQATYYIDLLDMLQTKMKGNLSEWEEQYIIHSLSELKLNFIDEQKKGSEGAAQSDESGETSDAQVTEEQKPETSEKAEKKPKAKNETKSPKVKKKETKSQKEKKD, from the coding sequence ATGGCCGAAGAACAATTAAAAAAAGAAGATCAATTATTTATTCATCTAGTGAACACATTCGTGCAGAGCGCGTGGATATCACTGGGAAAAGTTAAAAATCCTGTCACTGATACTTTAGACCGAAACTTAGAACAGGCTACCTATTATATTGACCTTTTGGATATGCTCCAGACAAAAATGAAGGGCAACCTCAGCGAATGGGAAGAGCAATATATTATCCATAGCTTGAGCGAATTAAAACTGAATTTCATCGACGAACAGAAAAAGGGCAGCGAGGGCGCTGCACAATCTGATGAGTCTGGAGAAACCAGTGATGCACAGGTGACTGAAGAGCAGAAGCCAGAAACTTCTGAAAAAGCTGAGAAAAAACCCAAAGCCAAAAATGAGACGAAGTCTCCCAAAGTGAAGAAGAAAGAGACGAAGTCTCAAAAAGAGAAGAAAGACTAA